Below is a genomic region from Balaenoptera acutorostrata chromosome 9, mBalAcu1.1, whole genome shotgun sequence.
GGTTCCTCTGATCGTGCCTTTCACCCTCCCATGCATTAAATGCACATCTTTTGCTAACACTTATCCCAAGATTCTAATATTTAGGTTACTTGCCTATCTTTCACCCTAGACAGGGCATCTGAAGGGCAAAAGATGTGTCTTTGACTCTGTATCATCAGCATCTATCAAATAGCCTCCATATATAATAAGTCCTATAAGTAAATGCTTATAGATCCAATGAATGattgaagggaagggaagggaagggtagGGAAAGGAAGGGTAGAAGGAAAACACAGCCTCTCAGGAAGAGTTTCCTGGTAAGGTATCTCTTAGCACCTAGCTGAGAAAAGGGCAGCCCAGTATGCAGACAGTGAAGGTATGGGCCAGGATAAGGAGTCCAGGGAACTTGGGAAAGGATAGATTTTGAGATAAGCATCGTTCTCTCCAGGTTCCCTTttacaaatgtaaatggatttagAGAGTAGTGATTGATAAATGAATTTGAGCTGTCACTTTCCTCTTTGGCAGGAGGCTTCAAAGAGCGTTCTTATGTGAGAGCCCAAATGACTTGGAGAAGCAGGAAGAGAGAGTAAAGGGGGAGAGCTAAGGTGCATTCAGTTGCCAGGTCTCCAGGGCCAGCCTCTCTGACTGTACTCCTTATCCTAACAGGCTAGCAGGCTGCCAGTGTGACCTCACCTGCTCCAGTGCCCCCTTCTCCGTGCCAGCTATGAGTGCCTGCAACTTCACACATACCACCTTTGTGCTTATTGGTATCCCAGGACTAGAAGAAGCTCATTTCTGGATCGGCTTCCCCCTGCTTTCTATGTATGCCGTGGCAGTGTTTGGAAACTGCATCGTGGTCTTCATCGTAAAGATGGAGCGCAGCCTGCACGTTCCCATGTACCTCTTTCTCTGCATGCTGGCAGCCATCGACCTGGCCTTGTCCACATCCACCATGCCCAAGATCCTAGCCCTCTTCTGGTTTGATTCCCGGGAGATTACCTTTGACGCCTGTGTGACCCAGATGTTCTTTATTCATGCTCTCTCAGCCATTGAGTCCACCATCCTGCTGGCCATGGCTTTTGACCGCTATATAGCCATCTGCCACCCACTGCGCCATGCTGCAGTGCTCAACAATAGAATGACAGCCCGGATTGGCATGGTGGCCGTGGCCCGTGGATCCCTCTTTTTCATCCCACTGCCTCTGCTCATCAAACGGCTAGCCTTCTGCCAGTCTAACGTGCTCTCACATTCCTATTGTGTGCACCAGGATGTAATGAAGTTGGCCTATGCAGACACATTGCCCAATGTGGTCTATGGTCTTACTGCCATTCTGGTGGTCATGGGTGTGGATGCCCTGTTCATCTCTTTGTCCTATTTTCTGATTCTACGAACAGTTCTGCAGCTGCCTTCCAAGTCAGAACGGGCCAAGGCCTTTGGAACCTGTGTGTCACACATTGGTGTGGTGCTGGCCTTCTATGTGCCTCTCATTGGCCTCTCAGTGGTGCACCGCTTTGGAAACAGCCTTGATCCCACTGTGCATGCTCTCATGGGTGATGTCTATCTACTTCTGCCTCCTGTGATCAATCCCATCATTTATGGTGCCAAGACCAAACAGATCAGAACTCGGGTGCTAGCTATGTTTAAGTTCAGTTGTGACAAGGACTTTCAGGCTGTGGGAGGCAGGTGACCCTTACCATGGCACTTTTATCCTTAATGGCTTGATATAATGATTTCCTAATGTTAGCTTAATCCCATTTGCCCATAAACACATCAGTGCTTTTCTCTGGTTGGCTTCCAAACACTTCCTCTGCTTGGGGTGAAAGTGTTGAGGCTACCGTAATTCTTTTCCACAGGTAAAAATACTATTGACATCCTTATTATATATAAagcttaaataataaaataaatcaatagtaAAAGAACATAAAGAAGAGTGACAAAAAGTACAATTGGCTTTGAATCAAGGGAAAAATTGTTCTGACTAGTAATCCAAGAACCCTATAGTAAAACAATAATTACATGACATTTTTGCCTATTAAATTACAgtttttattaatgaaaattCACAGTGAAAGAGTTTGTGTTGAAACACATATCCTTGAGCATCACAGCTGATGGTGTAATTGGCAAAATATagcaaaaactttttaaaagttacatgctttagggaattccctggcggtccagtggttaagactctgcgcttccactgcagggggcagaggttcaatctctggtcagggaactaaagatcccacatgccgtgtggagtggtcaataaataaataaataaataaatgttacatgCCTTAATGCTGTAATCtcacttttgaaaatttattCTAACGAAATATCCctacctatgaggtaggtactatttttgACCCCCGTTACCGGTGAGAGAAATGAGGTTTACATTAACAAGAAAACTAAGTCACACAGTTTGTGGGTTCTGTGCCATGATCTGAAATTAAATTTCATAACCAAATACAGTTATTTAATGCCCATGCTATATTGCTTCCTGTTTAACATCTGTCATTTATTTCCTCAGCCTGTGTAAATCCTGTCTTCTCTCTGCTGTGCGCCTTATGAGGTGAATGACTGTATCTGTATCGAGAGGTAACCCTGCCCTGTTGTGAGCAACAAATCTAGGTGACTCTTCATGTGACCCTTCACGTTCTACAGCCTGCTTCTTTCCAGATTAAGGGAGAATATATCTTCTCCATCATGTCTCCCTTTTTTTAAGTGTATTCCGTATCTGTCAAACATTTCCAATGTCTGAGTTTCAACTTAGGTAtaagatattatatattttattttaaattttgctaaGTGTAATACCTATTTCTTTCATGTTTATAGAATCCCATAAACTCAGATTTGGAGATGTGAGAGGTTCCCTGGTCTTCTTTCCCACAAGTGCAGAAATCTGAATGTATCTTTTCTCAAGATGGGCTATTCCCATTGTATAGTTGAGAAGGTCTGATGAGAAGCTAAAATCTGAAGGCAATCATTGGGCCTATGTGTTCCCTCAGTAGCTTCACTGAACAAATCTTAGGTGGGGGATTAGGGTGGATAAACCATGGTGGAGACTCCAACCTGTGAGCTCTTTCTTAGGAGGAAGGAACCTCGGACTCTTGACCTCTCTCCTGGAGAAGGGTCTTCCTAACATATGTATCTGTGAGCATCCAGTTGTGATTCCCTGCCCAGAGGCAGTAGAATAGGCTCCAAAGTCTTGCAGCTAATCAATGCAAAAAGACCAGGgctgagagaaagagacaaaatggaagaaatggatgATTTCCCTAAAGAAACAAAGGGGTGCTCATGCTCTGCAAAAGTGGAGATTCAGGTATTAGGCCTCACCCCAAATAATGAGGTCAGGAGCCTCGTTTTATGAGATTGAACCACCTATGTCTCGCCTCACAACTTCCATCCTCCTTTATTTTCCTGTGCATTACTCTACCTAGAATCATACCCTCCTGGCTATTGCCATATACCTAAGAGGATGACAATTTAATAAAGTATGTATCTCGTGCTCCCAAATTCCTCACTGTTCACTGTAATACAATTTATTCATAGTCTATTGCTGTCTCCCctacccctccctctgccctaagattttcacttttttaaaagtagtCCAAGAGTtatattcatagcaacactattcacaatagccaaaaatgtggaaataacccaagtgttcttcaacatatgaatggataaacaaaattagtatatacatacaatggaatattattcagccataaaaaagaacaaaataatgatacgttctacaacatggatgaatcccgaaaacatgatgctaagtgaaacaagctagacacaaaatgacaaatattgtatgattccacttatgtaagGCACTAAAAATtcattgagacagaaagtagaatagaggttaccaggggctagggGCAAGGGAGAATGAggggttattgtttaatgggtactaagtttgggatgatgaaaaagttctagaaatggatagtggtgatggttgcacaacaatgtgaatatacttaatctcactgtattgtacacctaaAAAATTTGTtagaatggtaaattttatgtatgttttgcTATGATAAATAATTaccaaagaaagaatataaaacataTCACCATCAATTTAATAACAAGAACATATTGAAATGATTGCATTTTGGCTACACTgggttaaagaaaatatattattaaggtttttttaaaaagtttcccaaAGAGGAAGATACTTAATCCCCATATTGAGAGGAGGGCAGATCCTTGGGCTGAGATTTAGGAGATCAGAACCCCTCTTCTGCCACTAAGCGGTGACCTTGTCTAAATCACATCACATCTCTTTGAACGAAGTTTGTAAACTTGATGATTAAATTAGATAAACTCTAAATCCCATCTCCATCCTAAATATTATGTGCTCTGAACATTAAGAAGCCAGGAACAATTCTAAAGGTCCTGCAAGTCTGAAGCTCTCCAGGGTCTCCTTGGGAACTGCTTTCTGACCCACATAAGAAAACCAGCCCCCTTCCCTGAGGTCACACATGCTATTTACCCAAACACAGTATTTATCAACTTGATCTCCTACTCCCCGATTCTGCCAATTATAGCTCTTTCCAAAAATCAAAACTTCTCTCAGAGACTGATGCTTTTCCACCCAGGAGATATTCACGGGCTCTCTGAAAGGAAGCCCTTCCAACAAAGAGAGCAAACCATTCTGACTCGTCAAGTCAATTCACTCCCTGTGAGGTTCGTTTCCCTCTTCTGTTTATTAGGAGCAATGATAGAATCGACCCCTCAGTGATTTTGTGAGGATTATGTGCAATTATCCATGCACAACGCTTAGTGCAATATTTAATACATAGTAtgaactcaataaatgcttattattattattatcatcatcatcagggAGGAGGTGGATAATAATTCCTGCCTCTCAGGGACATTGAGGGGATAGAAATGTGGGTTTCTGCCTTTGGCAAGCAagacacacagattttttttaaacactcatCTGATCACATTAGCCTGGGAGCTTGGAGTTTAGGACCTGGGcttttttcctgtctctctcttaCACCAGTACCAGGACTAAGATTGGGAGATGGGATAAAGGAAGGGAGTGCAGTAGATAGGGGAGGTGGGACTTAAATGGGAGTCAAATTGGATTGAAATGACTGATTTTATGCACTACAGGAGGAAGATCAACAGAAAGGCCATAGTTTTCAAAGCTGTCCCTGGAAAATGTGATTGCATCCTACAAGGTGACAAACTAAAGGGGAGTTATGACCATTGCTTATTGCTTGTTCACACAGACCAGGGTCCTGGGAGAGTGTTTGCATTTTGTTTCCCAATGATCTGGaagggcttccaggaggagggccTCTGGGTGCATGGGGAGCTGAGCCAACTCGTAGAGGTAGTTCCAGGCAGCCCCTGCCATGAGAGACCTCTGGGTCTCAGGCAAGTGCTCACTGTAGTGAGAGTATCTTTCCCAGTGAAAAAGGGTCTCCAGGGACTGAGGACCATAAAAGCACTGCCTTGTTCCCAGCCATGTTTATGTTGGCCTGGACAGTGGACAGCACCAGTTTAGGTAGCCAATTCCCCATGAGAGCCAAAGTGTCTGAGGTTGCCCCATAAGCAGGACAGCTCCCATCACTCCCCAGTAATTACATGTAGCCCGCATCTCTGAGCAGCACATCATTTATCTCACACTGGACTGACAAGAAATAAGGACAGAAcgtaagtttgtttgtttgttttgggggataGAGATTTCCTCAggctttttttattattagaagAAAAGATTTACTCTCAATACACATTTAGGACCAGAGATTACCAGAATCAACATATCTGAGATTCTTTCCAATAATGATCACCACGAATTCTCCCAACTGGTGCCAGAATTCATGTCCAATGTCTATTTTTTAACGTCATTTAACATTAAACGTTCGAGGATAACTTACAATGTTCTAGGCTCtgtaaaaaaatgaagaggatacaaaaataaacaatagtgGATATTGTAGTGTATGTCAGATAttatccaaaggaaaagagataacaaatgttggtaaggatgtagagaaaaaggaacatttgtgcactgttagtgggactgtaaattagtgcagccactatggaaaacagtatggagataactcaagaaattaaaaataaaaatgccataaGCAATCATtacctcaaagagatatctgcactcccatattgattgtagcattattcacaatagccaatgtgtggaaacaacctaagtacctGTCAGTGGATGACTGGATagagaaaatgtgatatacaggtatattacatatacatattatatatatataatatatggaatgttactcagcctttacaaagaagaaaatcctgacaTTTGTGACAAGATGGATGAAACTGGAAGggattatgttaaatgaaataattcagacagagatagacaaatagggcatattatcacttatatgtggaatcaagaagaaaaaaagtcaaactcaaagaaacagagagtagaaaggtggttgtcagaggctggGGTCGGGGAGGtgcaaataaggaaacattggtaAAAGAATACAAACTCttagttataagatgagtaagttctgaggatctaatgtataacatgatgactgtagttaataatactatattgtataattgaaatgtGCTAAGAAAGTATAACTTAAGTgttctcagccaaaaaaaaaaaattgatatttgaGTTAATTTGTTAATTAACTGCATGGTGGGAATCCAattctttcacaatgtatatgtatatataatcatcacattgtacattttaaatatattgcagttttatttgttaattatatctcaatacattCATAAATTAACTCAAACTCAATCactgacctaaatgtaaaattttttagATGTAAGCATAAatccataaaactcttagaaaaacataaaagaaaatcttcaggatTTAGGGCAAAGCCTTCTTAGTcttgacaccaaaaacataattcatttaaggaaaaattgataaactaagcttcactaaaattaaaaattgctgCTATGTCAAAGACTCAGTTAAAAGGCTAAAAAGACACTATACGGAATGTGAGAATATGTATGCAAATTGCATATCCGAAAAAGGCCTAGTATGAAGATTATAAAAAACTCTGAAAATTCAACtagaaaaaaaactaattaaaaattggcaaaaaacATAAAGTGATATTTCATGAGAAAAGATACATAGATGCAAAtaaacacgtgaaaagatgttcaaagttATTAGCCagtaggaaatgaaaattaaaaccatgatgagatatcaatacacgtctactagaatggctaactttttttacaaatatgaaaacatcaaatgctagcaaggatgtggggaaattggatACTTAATACATTGCTGATGAAATGTGAAATGGTATAGCCAGCCATTCTGAAAAACATTTTGGTAGTTtctaaaaaaactaaacatgcaactgaCATATGGCTGAACATTTGCACTCTGgtatttatctcagagaaatgaatTATTTGCACTGAAAGCTTGttcacaaatgtttatagtaactttaaaataatagccaaaaactggaaacaacacatatgttcttcagcaggtgaatggttaaacaaatagTTTAACATGCCCTACAATATTGTTCAGCacttaaaagaataaactattgaAGATGATGGAGTAGGAAGAAGACCCTGAGCTTACTTCTTCCCACGGGTagaccaaaattacaactatttacagagcaactatttatgagaatgacctgaggactagcagaaaagattttccacaactaaagatataaagaagaaaccgcaataagatgggtaggaggggcagagacacaGTGTAGTCAAGACTCACACCCCTGGGAAGACAATGCACAAATAGAAGGATAATCACAAtagcagaggttctccccaagaaaaaaaatatccaagTCCTACATCAAGCTCTCCAGTTCAGGGGTCTTGCATCAGAAAGATGAAACCCtggaacatctggctttgaaggccagtgggatttGCATATGGAAGAGgtagagggctgtaggaaacagagactctggtCTTAAAGAGCACACACAAAATCCCCATGCTCTGAGTCCCagcagaaattaaggaaataatcccacttacaattacatcaaaaagaataaaataacctaggaataaatctaaccaaggaagtACAGTAACAGACctttacttggaaaactataagactgatgaaagaaattgaagatgacaaacaaatggagatatatgtgttcatgaattggaagaataaatattgttaaaatggctatactaccaaaggcaacctacagattcaacacaattcctatcaaaatgccagtgacatttttcacagtactagaacaaataattctaaaatttgtatggaaacataagaAAGACCCCCAATAACTaaaagaatcttgagaaagaagaacaaagctggaggtatcagacgtcctaatttcaaactacactacaaagctacagtaatcaaaacagtatggtactggcacagaaacagacacatagatcatagaacaaaatagagagcccagaaataaacccacacttaaatgggcaattaatctatgacaaaggaggcaagactatacaatggag
It encodes:
- the LOC114235402 gene encoding olfactory receptor 51E2: MSACNFTHTTFVLIGIPGLEEAHFWIGFPLLSMYAVAVFGNCIVVFIVKMERSLHVPMYLFLCMLAAIDLALSTSTMPKILALFWFDSREITFDACVTQMFFIHALSAIESTILLAMAFDRYIAICHPLRHAAVLNNRMTARIGMVAVARGSLFFIPLPLLIKRLAFCQSNVLSHSYCVHQDVMKLAYADTLPNVVYGLTAILVVMGVDALFISLSYFLILRTVLQLPSKSERAKAFGTCVSHIGVVLAFYVPLIGLSVVHRFGNSLDPTVHALMGDVYLLLPPVINPIIYGAKTKQIRTRVLAMFKFSCDKDFQAVGGR